From one Sphaeramia orbicularis chromosome 9, fSphaOr1.1, whole genome shotgun sequence genomic stretch:
- the hsd17b3 gene encoding LOW QUALITY PROTEIN: 17-beta-hydroxysteroid dehydrogenase type 3 (The sequence of the model RefSeq protein was modified relative to this genomic sequence to represent the inferred CDS: inserted 1 base in 1 codon): protein MDLLELFFVSLGAAVVVHYVVKLLLFIRILYPKIWFPLPKSFFTSMGEWAVVTGASEGIGRAYAFALAEQGMNVVIISRTKLTLDQVAKDIADATGKKVKVIVADFIKESVFSEIEEQLKDMNIGVLVNNVGMLPSFIPREFLEAAELDQTILKVINCNVKTMVKMCKIVLPGMEDRGKGVIVNISSGIASVPFPLYTLYAATKVFVERFSQGLQAEYKDKGIIIQAVAPXGVSTRMAGYQKTNMMTLSPEDFVKSSLQYLKAGEKTYGSVCHILLGWLLQTIPLTLLYAESVQKSLKSYVKSKVPQMSSTVTSSTVFENSSRKRE, encoded by the exons ATGGATTTATTggagctgttttttgtttctctTGGTGCTGCAGTTGTTGTGCATTATGTTGTAAAACTACTGCTTTTTATCAGGATACTTTATCCAAAAATATGGTTTCCACTACCAAAATCATTTTTCACATCCATGGGAGAGTGGGCAG TGGTTACTGGTGCATCAGAGGGCATAGGAAGAGCGTATGCATTTGCG TTGGCTGAGCAAGGGATGAATGTGGTTATCATTAGTAGGACCAAACTGACATTGGACCAGGTTGCCAAGGACATAG CCGATGCCACAGGGAAGAAAGTTAAAGTGATAGTAGCTGACTTCATAAAAGAAAGTGTCTTCAGTGAAATCGAGGAGCAGCTCAAGGACATGAACATTGGGGTTTTAG TTAATAACGTGGGCATGCTGCCCAGCTTCATTCCCAGGGAATTCCTTGAAGCTGCAGAGCTCGACCAG aCAATATTAAAGGTGATAAATTGCAATGTGAAGACTATGGTCAAG ATGTGTAAAATTGTCCTTCCGGGAATGGAGGACAG GGGCAAAGGGGTTATTGTGAATATTTCATCTGGAATTGCCTCTGTCCCTTTCCCCTTGTATACTCTGTACGCTGCAACAAAG GTGTTTGTGGAAAGATTTTCTCAAGGTCTTCAAGCTGAATACAAAGATAAAGGAATTATTATACAG GCAGTGGCTC TTGGGGTCTCCACCCGAATGGCAGGTTATCAAAAAACCAACATGATGACTCTGTCACCAGAAGACTTTGTAAAAAGCTCCCTGCAGTATCTTAAAGCTGGAGAAAAAACATATGGTAGCGTCTGTCACATCCTTCTG gGCTGGTTACTACAGACTATTCCTCTCACGCTCCTCTATGCAGAGTCTGTGCAAAAGAGTCTGAAAAGCTACGTCAAGAGCAAAGTCCCGCAGATGAGTTCCACAGTCACATCAAGCACAGTCTTTGAAAATAGCAGCCGTAAGCGCGAGTAA